In Haloterrigena turkmenica DSM 5511, a single genomic region encodes these proteins:
- a CDS encoding MFS transporter yields MRWRYNETVLAACTLAFLATMAARLVISPVVPQITDSFGVSNAVIGLALTGMWMAYFLAQFPSGILADRYGERRIILVAVGGTAIASALLAFAPLFPLFVLFVAALGFVAGLHYSVATSLLTRTYDEIGAAIGVHNSGGPIAGLVVPPVAAWIGVRYGWRAAIAVGVVVAVPIFLLFARAVRPIEPQRPDQPMAERFELGPLVELLGRPKIAFTVALAVLGDFVWQAVASFLPTFLVAYRGQSATTASLVFGGYFLVQGITGVGVGAASDRYGREVATAGCMLLAVAGIAVLLAVPGLPAVAGAVVLLGIGLGWGGALLPRFMDHLSAAERSAGFGLVRTVYGFVGALGSVVTGTLADLFGWGVSFGFLAALLALVFVALAVNRAFSLGY; encoded by the coding sequence ATGCGCTGGCGATACAACGAAACCGTCCTCGCGGCGTGTACGCTCGCCTTTCTGGCGACGATGGCCGCCCGGCTGGTCATCAGCCCTGTCGTCCCCCAGATCACCGATTCCTTCGGCGTCTCGAACGCCGTCATCGGGCTCGCGCTGACGGGGATGTGGATGGCCTACTTCCTCGCGCAGTTCCCCAGCGGCATCCTCGCCGACAGGTACGGCGAACGGCGCATCATTCTGGTCGCGGTCGGCGGGACGGCGATCGCGAGCGCGCTTCTCGCGTTCGCACCGCTGTTCCCGCTGTTCGTGCTCTTCGTGGCGGCGCTCGGGTTCGTCGCTGGCCTCCACTACAGCGTCGCCACGTCGCTGCTGACCCGGACCTACGACGAGATCGGCGCCGCGATCGGCGTTCACAACAGCGGCGGCCCCATCGCGGGACTCGTCGTGCCGCCGGTGGCCGCCTGGATCGGCGTCCGCTACGGCTGGCGGGCCGCGATCGCGGTCGGCGTCGTCGTGGCCGTCCCGATCTTCCTCCTGTTCGCCCGCGCGGTCCGGCCGATCGAGCCCCAGCGCCCCGACCAGCCGATGGCCGAACGGTTCGAACTCGGGCCGCTGGTGGAACTGCTCGGGCGGCCGAAGATCGCCTTCACGGTCGCGCTGGCCGTGCTGGGGGATTTCGTCTGGCAGGCCGTCGCCTCGTTCCTGCCGACCTTTCTCGTCGCATATCGCGGCCAGTCGGCGACGACGGCGAGCCTCGTCTTCGGCGGCTACTTCCTCGTCCAGGGGATCACGGGGGTCGGGGTAGGTGCGGCATCGGATCGTTACGGTCGCGAGGTCGCCACGGCGGGCTGTATGCTCCTCGCCGTCGCGGGCATCGCCGTGCTGCTGGCGGTTCCGGGACTCCCTGCCGTCGCGGGCGCGGTCGTCCTCCTCGGGATCGGCCTCGGCTGGGGCGGGGCGTTACTCCCCCGGTTCATGGACCACCTCTCGGCGGCGGAGCGAAGCGCGGGCTTCGGGCTCGTCCGCACCGTCTACGGCTTCGTCGGTGCGCTCGGATCGGTCGTCACGGGCACGCTGGCCGATCTCTTCGGCTGGGGCGTCTCCTTCGGCTTCCTCGCCGCGTTGCTCGCGCTCGTCTTCGTCGCTCTGGCGGTCAACCGGGCGTTCTCGCTGGGCTACTGA